One window from the genome of Paenibacillus azoreducens encodes:
- a CDS encoding carbohydrate ABC transporter permease: MELASPEAQRTARRKGFRKGLSGFGKLVLTAYAVLTLYPLYWLFISAFKTNEDFFRHPYALPQVWMKENIFRAWELGKMGRAMMNSTLVTMIAVVLTLVLGVLAGYVLSRFEFRFKKLVMGLFLVGMLIPIHSTLVPLFLMMKKIGLLDTYGALILPYTAFELPITIFLAIGFMASIPREIEEAAMMDGSGWWRIFGKIIFPICTPIVATITILAFLRFWNDFSFALVFINSQSLKTLPLSLSLFSDGFGTDYSLTMGAMAIAVIPTIVIYLILQEQIMKGMVAGSIKG, encoded by the coding sequence ATGGAACTTGCATCGCCCGAAGCGCAGAGGACAGCTCGGCGTAAAGGGTTCCGGAAAGGGCTGTCCGGGTTCGGCAAGTTGGTTTTGACCGCTTATGCGGTGTTAACCCTGTACCCCTTGTACTGGCTGTTTATCAGCGCCTTCAAGACAAATGAGGATTTTTTCAGGCATCCGTACGCCCTGCCCCAGGTCTGGATGAAGGAGAATATTTTCCGGGCCTGGGAGCTGGGGAAGATGGGACGAGCGATGATGAATTCAACGCTTGTAACGATGATTGCCGTGGTTTTGACGCTGGTGCTTGGCGTTCTTGCGGGGTATGTGCTGTCCCGATTCGAATTCCGGTTCAAGAAACTCGTCATGGGATTATTTCTTGTCGGGATGCTGATTCCGATTCACAGCACTTTGGTTCCCTTGTTCCTGATGATGAAAAAGATCGGCTTGCTGGATACCTACGGAGCGCTCATTTTACCGTATACGGCTTTCGAACTGCCGATCACGATTTTTTTGGCGATCGGGTTTATGGCATCCATCCCGCGCGAGATCGAGGAGGCAGCGATGATGGACGGCAGCGGGTGGTGGCGGATCTTCGGCAAAATTATATTTCCGATTTGCACACCGATCGTAGCTACCATCACGATCCTGGCTTTTCTAAGATTTTGGAATGACTTTTCCTTTGCGCTCGTGTTTATTAATTCGCAGTCCCTCAAGACGCTGCCGCTGAGTTTGTCTCTTTTCTCTGACGGCTTCGGGACGGACTACAGCCTGACGATGGGCGCGATGGCCATCGCGGTCATCCCCACGATCGTCATCTATTTGATTTTGCAGGAGCAGATCATGAAAGGAATGGTGGCCGGTTCGATCAAGGGGTGA
- a CDS encoding carbohydrate ABC transporter permease yields MSTALKSKGFIALALLPALILFLVFVIIPVFWSAYYGLFEWKGLGTAKFIGFGNYNEILHDRIFWNALLNNLLLVASAIIGQIPVALLLALVLLRNTLFSKFIRSAVFLPMVLSTVVVGLIWGYIYHPQFGLANFVLKAVGLGSWTRAWLSEPHINMLAITVPINWSNIGPYMVIYIAALQNIPSEIGDAAEMDGARGWRKLIFVTLPMIWSTIVVTLVLCISGSLKAFDHVIVMTNGGPAHSTELLATYMYNNTFHVYRYGYGSAVSTVIMLVSAVLIAINYAVTRRRSA; encoded by the coding sequence ATGTCAACCGCGCTCAAAAGCAAAGGATTTATCGCCCTTGCCCTGCTGCCCGCCCTGATTTTGTTTCTTGTATTCGTGATCATTCCGGTTTTTTGGTCGGCTTATTATGGCCTGTTTGAATGGAAAGGTCTTGGAACGGCGAAATTCATCGGTTTTGGCAACTACAACGAGATCCTGCATGACCGGATTTTCTGGAACGCCCTTTTGAACAACCTGCTGCTTGTCGCATCCGCAATCATCGGTCAAATTCCGGTAGCGCTGCTGCTCGCGCTGGTTCTGCTCCGCAACACGCTGTTTTCGAAATTTATCCGTTCGGCAGTGTTTTTGCCGATGGTACTGTCTACCGTGGTGGTCGGCCTGATTTGGGGGTATATTTACCATCCGCAGTTCGGGCTCGCCAACTTTGTCCTGAAGGCGGTCGGGCTGGGTTCCTGGACCCGGGCCTGGCTGTCCGAACCGCATATCAACATGCTGGCAATTACCGTACCGATCAATTGGAGCAATATCGGACCATACATGGTTATCTATATTGCCGCGCTGCAGAACATTCCTTCCGAAATCGGCGATGCCGCCGAGATGGATGGGGCCAGAGGCTGGCGGAAGCTTATTTTCGTCACGCTGCCCATGATTTGGAGCACCATCGTGGTTACGCTTGTATTATGCATTTCCGGCAGTCTGAAGGCCTTTGACCATGTCATCGTTATGACCAATGGCGGTCCGGCCCACAGCACGGAACTGCTTGCCACCTATATGTACAATAATACGTTTCATGTGTACAGGTACGGGTACGGCTCGGCGGTATCCACGGTCATTATGCTTGTCAGCGCGGTTCTCATCGCCATCAATTATGCCGTGACCAGGCGCAGATCCGCGTAG
- a CDS encoding extracellular solute-binding protein yields MKPIRKLGVLLLLMTFILAACGDGGSQTAGEPGGKSSGGKVKLSIWHNFAGDDLRAKTVRGLIDQFAKDNPNIELDAQAIPPDGYRQRLSTVAAGNELPDIFFVYAGSQSAELHKAGLLQPVTEIAEQHKDWRDKFLPGAFKPYEFEQNEIYAAPLSMSATSILYYNTALFQKYKVKVPETWDELMAAVKVFNENKITPIALGNKAPWVAQSTILGTLADHVTGTEWFKNAAAQKGAKFTDPEFARALGYFKQLVDNKAFQDGANSIDNTQAEQYFIQGHAAMMISGAWTLTNLAASASEEQLKDIDVTVMPAIPGGKGEAKTISGGAGGGMALSKRTEGAAKEAALKLIYAICGPEAQKAIAESNSMVMYDTEIDQSKVSSLYYKAFNLVKKTAITPVYDAYLSADAAEVINNGLQEIMTGASPESIAKKLQEAQARSVTP; encoded by the coding sequence ATGAAACCGATTCGGAAATTAGGCGTTTTATTGCTGCTTATGACGTTTATTCTGGCGGCATGCGGGGATGGCGGCAGCCAGACGGCCGGAGAGCCCGGAGGAAAAAGCTCAGGCGGAAAAGTGAAGCTGAGCATTTGGCATAATTTTGCCGGCGACGACCTGCGTGCGAAAACGGTGAGAGGCCTCATCGACCAGTTTGCCAAAGATAACCCGAATATTGAACTGGATGCCCAGGCCATTCCGCCGGACGGCTACCGTCAGCGTTTAAGCACCGTGGCCGCAGGCAATGAGCTGCCGGATATTTTCTTCGTTTATGCAGGCAGCCAATCCGCAGAACTGCATAAAGCCGGACTTTTGCAACCGGTTACAGAAATCGCGGAGCAGCACAAGGACTGGAGAGATAAGTTTCTGCCCGGGGCTTTTAAGCCGTATGAGTTTGAACAGAACGAGATTTATGCTGCCCCGCTCAGCATGTCGGCGACTTCAATTTTGTACTACAATACCGCACTGTTTCAAAAATATAAAGTAAAGGTGCCGGAAACCTGGGACGAGCTGATGGCCGCGGTCAAAGTGTTCAACGAAAACAAGATCACGCCGATCGCGCTCGGCAATAAAGCGCCATGGGTGGCGCAATCGACGATTTTGGGCACCTTGGCGGACCATGTGACAGGCACGGAATGGTTCAAAAATGCGGCTGCTCAAAAAGGCGCCAAGTTTACGGATCCGGAATTCGCCCGGGCGCTTGGCTACTTCAAGCAGTTGGTAGACAACAAAGCATTCCAGGACGGAGCCAACAGCATCGACAATACGCAAGCGGAGCAATATTTCATCCAGGGCCATGCGGCGATGATGATCAGCGGCGCATGGACACTAACCAACCTTGCGGCTTCCGCCAGCGAGGAGCAGCTGAAGGACATTGACGTGACCGTTATGCCGGCGATTCCGGGCGGCAAAGGGGAAGCGAAGACCATTTCCGGCGGCGCGGGCGGCGGCATGGCGCTGAGCAAACGGACGGAGGGAGCGGCGAAAGAGGCGGCATTGAAGCTCATTTACGCTATCTGCGGCCCCGAGGCTCAAAAAGCCATCGCGGAGAGCAACTCCATGGTCATGTATGATACGGAGATCGATCAGTCCAAGGTCAGCTCTCTGTATTACAAGGCGTTTAATCTGGTAAAGAAGACGGCAATCACGCCGGTTTATGACGCATATCTGTCCGCGGATGCCGCCGAAGTGATCAATAACGGGCTGCAGGAGATCATGACCGGAGCTTCGCCGGAAAGCATCGCCAAAAAACTTCAGGAAGCGCAGGCCAGATCGGTAACTCCATAA
- a CDS encoding PLP-dependent aminotransferase family protein — protein MRELLFHIDPSISVPRYVQVYRHLKIAILQGRILPDSKLPSIRNLAASLNLSRNTTQLAYEQLLAEGFIRSENKKGYYVEPLPLNHALPSGPREVRQQAVGEDPEDMIDFRLGAVDKNHFPLDKWRLLSNRALKDPSIYTYGDHQGDPLLRQSIADYLFRSRGVQAAAEQIIVGSSTQQLMYLLASILDKPFHSIGFEEPGYAGAKDVFRALSYTIEPVPVDHHGLHLPSLGQIKSRLLYVTPSHQFPLGMIMPIHHRLALLNWAEEKDGYIIEDDYDSEFRYKQKPIPAMFSLNNNDRVIYVGTFSKALLPSVRIGYLILPNSLLPRYAKKKNMFEPCASGIHQRTLHYFMEEGVWGAHIKKMRSIYKSKMAKIRDIVRQYAPANVQVNDTTMGMHIILTIQTDQTEDALIEKAARRRLKVYKTSLFYETPKNDGSVQLLLGFAGLTESEIERGLKKLLLDVL, from the coding sequence ATGCGAGAGTTATTATTTCATATTGATCCAAGTATTTCGGTCCCCAGATATGTACAGGTTTATCGGCATCTGAAAATCGCGATCCTGCAGGGACGCATTCTCCCCGATTCCAAACTGCCTTCGATCCGGAATCTGGCCGCTTCGCTCAATCTCAGCCGGAACACGACGCAGCTCGCCTATGAACAATTGCTGGCCGAGGGATTCATCCGCAGCGAAAATAAAAAAGGATACTATGTGGAGCCGCTCCCTTTAAATCATGCCCTTCCATCCGGGCCTCGCGAGGTCCGTCAGCAAGCGGTAGGAGAGGACCCGGAAGACATGATCGATTTTCGCTTGGGAGCCGTCGACAAAAATCATTTCCCCCTCGACAAATGGCGTCTCCTATCGAATCGCGCGCTAAAAGATCCCTCCATCTATACCTACGGCGACCACCAGGGGGATCCTCTGTTAAGGCAATCGATCGCCGACTATTTGTTTCGGTCCCGCGGCGTGCAGGCGGCTGCCGAGCAAATTATCGTGGGAAGCAGTACGCAGCAGCTGATGTATTTGCTTGCTTCGATATTGGACAAGCCTTTCCACTCTATCGGTTTCGAAGAACCGGGATATGCCGGGGCCAAAGATGTTTTCCGGGCGCTGTCTTACACCATCGAACCGGTCCCTGTGGACCATCATGGCCTTCATCTTCCGAGCCTGGGGCAAATCAAGAGCAGGCTGCTCTATGTCACGCCTTCCCACCAGTTCCCGCTCGGGATGATCATGCCCATACACCATCGTCTGGCGCTGCTGAACTGGGCGGAAGAAAAGGACGGATATATTATCGAAGACGACTACGACAGTGAATTTCGCTATAAACAAAAGCCGATCCCGGCCATGTTCAGCTTGAACAACAACGATCGGGTGATTTATGTGGGGACTTTTTCCAAAGCGCTGCTGCCATCGGTCCGAATCGGATACCTGATCTTGCCGAATTCCCTTTTGCCGCGTTATGCGAAGAAAAAAAACATGTTCGAACCATGCGCATCAGGGATTCATCAGAGAACGCTGCATTATTTTATGGAGGAAGGCGTCTGGGGAGCTCATATCAAGAAAATGCGCAGCATCTACAAAAGCAAAATGGCAAAAATCAGGGATATCGTCCGGCAATACGCTCCCGCTAACGTCCAAGTGAACGACACCACCATGGGGATGCATATCATCCTGACCATTCAAACGGACCAGACGGAAGATGCGCTGATTGAAAAAGCGGCCCGCCGCCGCCTGAAGGTATACAAAACTTCACTGTTCTATGAAACTCCCAAAAACGATGGTTCCGTGCAGCTGCTGCTCGGTTTTGCTGGTTTAACGGAATCGGAGATCGAACGCGGTTTAAAAAAACTCCTGCTGGATGTGCTGTAG
- a CDS encoding LysE family translocator, with protein sequence MGCIALLFLSSVILGLSVAIPIGPISVEMIRQGLKRGFFHGWIVGLGGMTVDVIMMVLLYFGASAIMMTPVIQQTMWVIGAIFLFYVGYGSIKEASGIHAGEDGYEKKTWLSSYKNGFLVAVSPGNVIFWLSVFGTLLADKLGNPDKHHFAMMAFGVICGILIHDIALMLLVTYARKLLNGQWIKRVSVCAGLALMGFGGMFVWKFIHSL encoded by the coding sequence ATGGGGTGTATTGCACTGCTATTTTTAAGTAGCGTTATTTTAGGCCTGTCGGTGGCGATTCCCATCGGGCCTATTTCGGTTGAAATGATTCGGCAAGGATTAAAAAGAGGCTTTTTCCATGGCTGGATCGTCGGGCTGGGGGGGATGACGGTCGATGTGATCATGATGGTTCTCCTTTATTTTGGCGCTTCGGCCATCATGATGACACCGGTTATTCAGCAGACCATGTGGGTCATCGGGGCGATTTTCCTATTTTATGTAGGATATGGAAGCATTAAGGAAGCGTCTGGCATACATGCCGGCGAAGATGGATATGAGAAAAAAACATGGCTTTCTTCCTACAAGAATGGGTTTTTGGTGGCCGTTTCACCGGGAAACGTCATTTTTTGGCTGAGCGTTTTCGGGACGCTGCTGGCGGACAAGCTGGGAAATCCGGATAAGCATCATTTTGCCATGATGGCTTTCGGCGTGATCTGCGGCATTCTGATTCATGACATTGCATTGATGCTGCTGGTCACGTACGCGAGAAAACTGCTGAACGGGCAATGGATCAAGAGGGTTTCGGTTTGTGCCGGCCTGGCTTTGATGGGGTTCGGGGGCATGTTTGTTTGGAAGTTTATCCATTCCTTGTAA
- a CDS encoding sensor histidine kinase — MKNWVGKSLKHKLSLLIIVTTLVPLLFLGLFSYTTAEGLAEEKAKSAGMNTLRQVEVYLSTMVKDVENMSLFLIGHNGVQNYLKSPESDLIQQTTIINFLTNLAFSKDYIANIIVEPLGSKPPISHKSITGSDFMDIAAAVPDYYELHPKWWSDVHRQWTFEGARKVITLARPIRSTDKYKLIGKVQINLDQAVIARQIRQAALEKGGFVMLLDEKDRIIAGPDNLETNLPLSVYYPDIGPFNGESGFLDYGSGADKKTVLYKTMSSANWKLVGIIPTEAYRSQNHYFLVLTAVAVSVAMLFVIIFVVFLIQKITKPLSALTSFLKNASPDEPLPAIPVKSIDEVGQLIVSYNRLSSRIVKLTDEVKHNESLKKEADMQALQLQINPHFLYNTLSSIQWLALMNRDDKIAGMVGSLSDFLRFSLNNGQEYCHVGQEMMHVQNYVSIQSIRYPEKFRFHVQMDAEAQDQLMLKLLLQPLVENAMLHGILKREGPGEIAVTIACSGQGMHFSVADNGIGIPDERLEWLRQQLTDAPEKNPQPAGKGGYGLRNVHSRLVLHYGREAGLQIESAEGQGTKISFRIPFTGVAAGSIPAKADESA; from the coding sequence GTGAAAAATTGGGTGGGAAAGTCGCTCAAGCATAAGCTTTCGCTCCTGATCATCGTGACAACTCTGGTTCCGCTCCTGTTCCTTGGTTTGTTTTCATATACCACAGCTGAGGGCTTAGCCGAAGAAAAGGCCAAAAGCGCCGGCATGAACACGCTCAGGCAGGTGGAGGTTTACTTAAGCACGATGGTCAAGGACGTGGAAAACATGTCTTTGTTCCTGATCGGCCATAACGGCGTGCAGAATTACCTGAAGTCGCCGGAAAGCGACCTCATCCAGCAGACGACGATCATCAATTTTCTCACGAATCTGGCGTTTTCCAAAGATTATATCGCCAACATCATTGTCGAACCGCTTGGCAGCAAACCGCCCATTTCGCATAAGTCCATTACCGGTTCCGATTTTATGGATATCGCGGCTGCTGTCCCCGATTATTACGAGCTGCATCCCAAATGGTGGTCGGATGTGCACAGGCAGTGGACCTTTGAAGGGGCACGCAAAGTCATTACGCTGGCGAGGCCCATCCGCAGCACGGATAAGTACAAGCTTATCGGAAAGGTGCAAATCAACCTGGACCAGGCGGTCATCGCCCGGCAAATCCGACAGGCGGCGCTCGAAAAAGGCGGGTTTGTCATGCTCCTTGACGAAAAGGACCGAATTATAGCGGGACCTGACAATTTGGAGACGAATCTGCCGCTCTCCGTCTATTACCCGGATATCGGACCCTTTAACGGGGAAAGCGGATTTCTGGATTACGGATCGGGAGCAGACAAGAAAACGGTACTCTACAAAACCATGTCCAGCGCGAATTGGAAGCTGGTGGGCATCATTCCGACCGAGGCATACCGGTCGCAAAACCATTATTTTCTCGTTCTGACCGCCGTCGCCGTCAGTGTGGCCATGTTGTTTGTCATCATTTTCGTGGTATTTCTGATTCAAAAGATTACGAAACCGCTGTCTGCCTTAACCAGCTTTCTGAAAAACGCAAGCCCGGACGAGCCGCTGCCGGCCATCCCGGTGAAATCGATCGATGAAGTAGGACAACTGATCGTGAGTTATAACCGCCTCAGTTCCCGGATCGTGAAGCTGACCGACGAGGTTAAACACAATGAATCGTTGAAAAAAGAGGCGGATATGCAGGCGCTGCAGCTTCAGATCAATCCGCACTTTTTGTATAATACCCTTTCTTCCATCCAGTGGCTGGCCCTGATGAACCGTGACGATAAAATTGCCGGAATGGTCGGTTCATTGAGCGATTTTCTTAGATTCAGCCTGAATAACGGCCAGGAGTACTGCCACGTCGGACAGGAAATGATGCATGTGCAAAACTACGTCAGCATCCAGTCCATCCGCTATCCGGAGAAATTCCGCTTTCATGTTCAGATGGACGCGGAAGCGCAGGACCAGCTTATGTTGAAGCTGCTCTTGCAGCCGTTGGTAGAAAACGCAATGCTGCATGGCATCTTGAAACGTGAAGGTCCTGGGGAGATCGCCGTTACGATCGCCTGCAGCGGACAGGGAATGCATTTTTCCGTTGCCGACAACGGGATTGGCATTCCGGATGAACGATTGGAATGGCTGCGCCAGCAGCTGACGGATGCGCCCGAGAAGAATCCACAGCCTGCAGGTAAAGGCGGTTATGGGCTGCGGAACGTGCACAGCAGGCTTGTGCTGCATTATGGGCGCGAGGCAGGGCTGCAGATCGAAAGCGCTGAGGGCCAGGGAACGAAAATTTCGTTCCGTATTCCGTTTACCGGGGTTGCCGCCGGTTCTATTCCCGCCAAGGCTGATGAGTCTGCTTAA
- a CDS encoding response regulator transcription factor: MKVLIVDDEVIIRTGLSTVIDWEQNGFTILEPASSAEEALQRIPAEHPDIIFTDIRMTGKTGLDLIREVKKNCPDTEWIIISGYDEFAYAQQAIREGVSEYLLKTSRPDEIILAALRAKDRLEKRKQKDQLGWEKDRMLNRSFLRSLLSAASGPDEEAACELWERYPELRPEQNGLMQIWLVSAEDDGSKGRNQDALYASVGSLLQETLTCEWLPWHESLLLLVHVQAAAAGWNAVEQALRKAGDKLECRLFAASGRGVNDALLLRDAVETAAAAKSYAWLLGNPGIIRYEDIEGRKGCRAICSHAEETAFSALLKAGDEESLRSWISDVAVRLQKDEHATPATASAYLHSLLLAGHRWLERAAASIGLSRPLPDTEEAGRLHLAADPRPELYRRFKSMMNQYRMMVADRTPVERAISYIHEHLEQSLSLGEVARHVHMHPNYFSEVFKRETGQNYIEFVTQARLRQAMVLLSETPAKISEVAKRIGYEDIKYFNRLFKGFTGNTPSEYRKKAENNPPTG, from the coding sequence ATGAAAGTGCTGATTGTGGACGATGAAGTGATTATCCGCACCGGCCTTAGCACGGTGATCGATTGGGAGCAAAACGGATTCACGATTCTGGAACCGGCGTCATCGGCGGAGGAAGCCCTTCAGCGCATCCCGGCCGAACATCCGGACATTATCTTTACGGACATTCGCATGACCGGCAAAACCGGTCTTGATTTGATCCGCGAGGTCAAAAAGAATTGCCCGGACACGGAATGGATCATTATTTCCGGTTATGACGAATTTGCGTATGCGCAGCAGGCGATCCGGGAAGGCGTCAGCGAGTATTTGCTGAAAACGAGCCGCCCGGATGAAATTATTCTTGCCGCTTTGCGGGCCAAGGATAGGCTGGAGAAGCGAAAACAAAAGGATCAGCTGGGCTGGGAAAAGGACCGGATGCTGAACCGTAGCTTTTTGCGCAGCCTGCTTTCCGCCGCCTCCGGACCGGATGAAGAGGCCGCATGCGAGCTGTGGGAGCGGTATCCCGAGCTTCGTCCCGAGCAGAACGGTCTAATGCAAATCTGGCTCGTCTCCGCCGAAGACGATGGCAGCAAAGGCCGGAACCAAGATGCGCTGTATGCATCCGTCGGTTCACTGCTTCAGGAAACGCTCACATGCGAGTGGCTGCCATGGCATGAGTCGCTGCTGCTGCTCGTTCATGTCCAAGCTGCCGCCGCAGGATGGAATGCCGTGGAACAAGCGCTAAGGAAAGCCGGCGATAAGCTGGAGTGCCGTCTATTTGCGGCGAGCGGGCGCGGGGTGAATGACGCGCTGCTGCTGCGGGACGCTGTAGAGACGGCAGCTGCGGCGAAGTCGTATGCGTGGCTGCTGGGTAATCCCGGGATCATCCGGTACGAGGATATCGAGGGGCGCAAAGGCTGCCGGGCCATCTGCTCCCATGCGGAGGAAACCGCCTTTTCGGCCCTGCTCAAGGCGGGGGATGAAGAGAGTTTGCGCTCGTGGATCAGCGATGTTGCTGTGCGGCTTCAAAAGGACGAACATGCCACTCCCGCCACCGCATCGGCATATTTGCATTCCCTGCTGCTGGCAGGGCACCGCTGGCTGGAGCGGGCTGCCGCTTCAATCGGCCTATCCCGTCCGCTGCCTGATACAGAAGAGGCAGGGCGGCTGCATCTTGCCGCCGATCCGCGTCCTGAGCTTTACCGCCGTTTCAAATCCATGATGAATCAATACCGGATGATGGTTGCGGACAGAACTCCGGTCGAACGGGCAATCAGCTATATCCATGAACATCTGGAGCAAAGCCTTTCCCTTGGGGAGGTGGCAAGGCATGTTCATATGCATCCGAATTATTTCAGCGAGGTGTTCAAACGGGAAACCGGCCAGAATTATATCGAGTTCGTCACGCAGGCCAGGCTCCGCCAAGCCATGGTTCTTTTGAGCGAAACCCCGGCCAAAATCAGCGAGGTGGCCAAACGGATCGGCTATGAGGATATCAAGTATTTTAACCGCCTATTCAAAGGATTTACGGGTAATACCCCTTCCGAGTATAGGAAAAAAGCTGAAAATAATCCCCCTACCGGCTGA
- a CDS encoding response regulator transcription factor: MNNQYTIAVVDDDTNIRLLVEAFLQKENYRTIGLGSAEEAWELWRTSPPDLWVLDIMLPGMDGYEFCRRIRSEAEVPIIMISARDNEVDKILGLELGSDDYMVKPFSPRELVARIKRQLHRWYKLNGPEGQAGASLSARIASGHLELLPEERRVFWHGEEVDLTSKEFAMLQVFAENPNRAFTRDELLTYVWGDDYFGSDRAVDHLIKRMRKKIGQLPIEAVWGHGYRMRSDGGGKTDEARSSN, from the coding sequence ATGAATAACCAATATACAATCGCCGTCGTGGATGACGATACGAATATACGCTTGTTGGTAGAAGCTTTCCTGCAAAAGGAAAATTACCGCACCATCGGTCTGGGCAGCGCGGAAGAGGCGTGGGAGCTGTGGCGGACAAGTCCGCCCGATCTGTGGGTACTCGATATCATGCTTCCCGGGATGGACGGGTATGAATTTTGCAGGCGCATCCGCAGCGAAGCGGAAGTGCCGATCATCATGATTTCCGCAAGGGATAATGAAGTCGATAAAATCCTGGGGCTGGAGCTCGGCAGCGACGATTATATGGTCAAACCGTTCAGTCCGCGCGAGCTGGTCGCCCGCATCAAGAGGCAGCTCCATCGCTGGTATAAACTGAACGGCCCGGAGGGGCAAGCCGGTGCTTCGCTCTCGGCAAGGATTGCAAGCGGCCATCTCGAGCTGCTGCCGGAAGAACGGCGCGTGTTTTGGCATGGCGAAGAAGTGGACCTGACCAGCAAAGAGTTTGCTATGCTGCAGGTTTTCGCCGAAAACCCGAACCGCGCTTTTACAAGAGATGAACTGCTGACCTATGTATGGGGGGATGATTATTTTGGCAGCGACCGCGCGGTCGACCATTTAATCAAACGGATGCGCAAAAAAATCGGGCAGCTTCCCATTGAGGCGGTATGGGGGCATGGCTACCGGATGAGAAGCGATGGAGGTGGAAAAACTGATGAAGCTCGTTCATCAAATTAA
- a CDS encoding threonine aldolase family protein — protein MSGSQTLSEAFKQAAYPVGGHGARDIQVLKQAIAEAPGNTASDMYGQGKVIEDFQSKMAAYLGKESAVFFPSGTMAQQIALRIWCDEKGLKRVAYHPLCHLEIHEQDAVKELHQIEPILLANKDRLITLKDVQVLEGEISCLLLELPQREIGGQLPPYEELEAISAYCRDQGVRLHLDGARLFEITPYYGKSAAAICALFDSVYVSFYKGIGGIAGAILAGDSGFTEQSKVWKKRHGGDLISLYPYIISSDYYFDQRIGKMEQYYEEAKELAAYFDGLEGVSVLPEIPVSNMFHVHFKLPEEQVVPILVQVAEATGVGLTNWLRERETGTCYTEISIGDRYAGVPKEKIRAAVRLLDEKMKEAMK, from the coding sequence ATGAGCGGCAGCCAAACATTATCTGAGGCATTTAAGCAGGCGGCTTATCCGGTAGGCGGACATGGGGCAAGGGATATTCAAGTGTTGAAGCAGGCGATTGCGGAAGCCCCGGGAAACACGGCAAGCGATATGTACGGCCAAGGCAAGGTGATCGAAGATTTCCAGAGCAAAATGGCTGCCTATTTGGGCAAGGAATCAGCGGTTTTTTTTCCAAGCGGGACGATGGCGCAGCAGATTGCGCTTCGGATATGGTGCGACGAAAAAGGTCTGAAGCGAGTCGCTTATCATCCGCTTTGCCATTTGGAAATCCATGAACAGGATGCGGTGAAGGAGCTGCACCAGATTGAACCCATTTTACTTGCAAACAAGGACCGCCTTATTACTCTGAAGGATGTACAGGTGCTTGAGGGGGAAATTTCTTGCCTGCTTCTGGAGCTGCCGCAGCGCGAAATCGGCGGCCAGCTGCCGCCATACGAGGAACTTGAAGCGATATCCGCATACTGCCGGGACCAAGGCGTCCGACTGCATCTGGACGGAGCCCGATTATTTGAAATAACGCCGTATTACGGCAAGTCGGCTGCGGCAATCTGCGCACTTTTCGACAGTGTGTACGTATCTTTTTATAAAGGGATCGGCGGTATCGCAGGGGCGATTCTGGCGGGAGACAGCGGCTTCACAGAGCAATCGAAGGTGTGGAAAAAGCGACATGGCGGCGATTTAATCAGCCTTTATCCGTATATTATCAGCTCGGACTATTACTTCGATCAGCGGATCGGCAAAATGGAGCAATACTACGAGGAAGCCAAAGAGCTTGCGGCTTATTTTGACGGACTTGAAGGCGTATCGGTCCTGCCGGAGATTCCCGTGTCGAACATGTTCCATGTTCATTTCAAGCTGCCGGAGGAGCAGGTTGTTCCGATTCTCGTTCAAGTTGCCGAAGCCACAGGGGTTGGCTTGACCAACTGGCTGCGTGAACGCGAAACGGGTACATGCTACACTGAAATCAGCATCGGGGACCGTTACGCGGGCGTGCCGAAAGAGAAAATCCGCGCAGCTGTCCGCCTGCTGGATGAAAAAATGAAAGAAGCAATGAAATAA